The Paraburkholderia largidicola DNA segment TCGGGCCAGGGCGGCGCACTGTTCGGCCGTCAGGCGTTCGTGGGTCTGTCGAAGGACGGCATCGGCTCGCTGACGTTCGGTCGTCAATACGCGTTCACGACCGACTATCTGGGCAGCAACTATTCGACGGGTGGCCTGACGGTCGCTGGTAACTACGCTTACCACATCAACGACGTCGACCAGCTCACGTCGAGCCGTATCAACAATGCGGTCAAGTTCAGCAGCGCGAACTACGCAGGTCTCACGTTCGGTGCGATGTATGGCTTCTCGAACCAGGCTGGCGCATTCGGCGGCGCACCGACCGTCGGCACGGCGACGGGCTCGTCGCGCGCTTACAGCTTCGGCGTGAACTACGCGAACGGCCCGATCGGCCTGGGCGCAGCGTACACGGACATCCGTTTCCCGAGCCTGGCAACGCCGGCATTCTCGACGTCGATCGCCAACGTGAACACGAGCGCCACGACCACCACCGTGCGCGACCTGCGTACGTTCGGTCTGGGCGGCCGTTACATCATCGGACCGGCAACGCTGTACGCGCTGTGGACGAACACGCACTTCGAGCCGATCACGGGCGCGTCGACGACGTTCAACAACTTCGAAGGCGGCGCGAAGTATGCGTTCACGCCGGCGCTGACGACGGGCCTCGGCTACACGTACTCGCGTCTGACGGGCGCGACGACGGGCCACTTCAACCAGGTGGACGCAAGCGTCGACTACGCGCTGTCGAAGCGTACCGACGTCTACGGCCTGGTGATCTATCAGGACGCGTCGGGCAAGACGGCTTCGGGCGCACCGATCCAGGCTCAGATCGGTTCGTCGACGTCGTACTTCAACACGTCGG contains these protein-coding regions:
- a CDS encoding porin, with amino-acid sequence MNKKVLTTALLASAFAGTAHAQSSVTLYGIIDAGISYANHSKNAAGGSDKLFKYDDGVAQGSRWGLRGTEDLGGGLKALFVLESGFNSGNGTSGQGGALFGRQAFVGLSKDGIGSLTFGRQYAFTTDYLGSNYSTGGLTVAGNYAYHINDVDQLTSSRINNAVKFSSANYAGLTFGAMYGFSNQAGAFGGAPTVGTATGSSRAYSFGVNYANGPIGLGAAYTDIRFPSLATPAFSTSIANVNTSATTTTVRDLRTFGLGGRYIIGPATLYALWTNTHFEPITGASTTFNNFEGGAKYAFTPALTTGLGYTYSRLTGATTGHFNQVDASVDYALSKRTDVYGLVIYQDASGKTASGAPIQAQIGSSTSYFNTSGSGSQNQLAFRVGMRHKF